From a single Nymphaea colorata isolate Beijing-Zhang1983 chromosome 4, ASM883128v2, whole genome shotgun sequence genomic region:
- the LOC116252246 gene encoding peroxidase P7-like isoform X1, which produces MACPSNLFATFFIVFVISIASSTAQLSTDYYDSCCPGLLDAVRAQVKLAVDKEPRMGASLLRLFFHDCFVNGCDGSIMLDDTATFTGEKNAAPNRNSTRGFEVIDAIKAAVEQICPGVVSCADILAISARDSVVALGGPSWDVKVGRRDAWTASQAAANTSIPAPTFDLNRLVSSFQAQGLSVKDLVALSGAHTIGQARCTNFRARIYNETNIDGFFARTRQAGCPRTSGAGDNNLAPLDIQTPTSFDNSYFQDLISMRGLLHSDQQLFNGGSTDSLVTSYSQSSSTFNADFVAAMIRMGDIKPLTGSNGEIRKNCRRIN; this is translated from the exons ATGGCGTGCCCGTCGAACCTCTTTGCCACATTCTTCATCGTCTTTGTCATCTCTATTGCGAGCTCCACTGCTCAACTCTCCACCGACTACTACGATTCTTGTTGCCCCGGTTTGCTCGATGCAGTCCGAGCCCAGGTCAAGCTGGCTGTAGACAAAGAACCCAGAATGGGCGCGTCGCTTCTTCGTTTATTCTTCCATGACTGCTTTGTCAAC GGGTGTGATGGTTCCATTATGTTGGATGACACCGCTACGTTCACTGGAGAGAAGAATGCAGCCCCCAACAGGAATTCTACCAGAGGATTTGAAGTGATAGATGCAATCAAGGCTGCTGTGGAGCAGATCTGCCCGGGGGTTGTGTCATGTGCCGATATCTTGGCCATAAGTGCCAGAGACTCTGTTGTTGCT tTGGGTGGGCCTAGCTGGGATGTCAAGGTTGGAAGAAGAGATGCCTGGACTGCCAGCCAAGCTGCTGCTAATACTAGCATCCCTGCTCCCACCTTCGATCTTAATCGTCTCGTTTCCAGCTTCCAAGCTCAAGGACTCTCTGTCAAAGACTTAGTTGCACTGTCAG GGGCTCACACGATTGGCCAGGCAAGGTGCACCAACTTCAGGGCTCGCATATACAATGAGACCAACATAGATGGCTTCTTTGCAAGGACTAGACAGGCGGGATGCCCCAGGACATCAGGAGCAGGGGACAACAACTTGGCACCCCTTGATATACAGACGCCTACCTCCTTCGACAACAGCTACTTTCAGGACCTTATCAGTATGAGGGGACTCCTCCATTCCGACCAGCAGCTCTTCAATGGTGGATCCACGGATTCACTGGTCACGTCTTACAGCCAGAGCAGCAGCACCTTCAATGCCGACTTTGTTGCGGCGATGATCAGAATGGGAGACATCAAGCCCCTTACTGGGTCCAACGGCGAAATCAGGAAGAACTGCAGGAGGATCAACTAA